One Nostoc sp. CENA543 genomic window, TTCACCAACAATTCGACTGTATTTTGGTTGTAGTCGAGGATGGGCGCGGCTTCAGATAAAATCTTGGCTAACAATTCTGTAGGGAAGCTATGAGGCAGAAGTCGAGTATTAACAAACTTGTCACCATCTACTTGCAACCATTCCAAATCTACCAAGAAAGATAAAGCGCGACTCAGCCATTTACGATAGCGGGGTTTAACCTGGCCTCGCTGCATCAATTCATCGAGAGAGTACGCCTCATGGAGTTGGGTATAAACGCCAAACTGATGAAAGGCGATACTCACAGCATAGGTATAAAGCGGGTCGAGATGTTGTTGCCAAAAAGCTGCAAACACTTCTGGTTTCACAGCATCTAAGTTTTTTTGAGCTATTTTCGCGCCCTTTGCAACTAAATTCTGCCATAGCTGTTGTGTTTCATTACTATCTGCCATTTCTAGTTCAAACAGCGTTTCTGCTTGCTGTTGTGGCACTATACAGGCAATAATTTGTTGATGAGACTGTTCGACACTGGGAACTGTGATAGCGATCGCATCTTTTACCCCTGGATGCTGTTTGATAGCGGCTTCAATCTCACCTAATTCGATGCGATAACCCCTGATTTTGACCTGGAAATCTGCCCGTCCTAAAAATTCAATGTTGCCATCGGGTAAATAACGACCAAGGTCGCCTGTACAGTAAATCCGTTCTTGGGTGCGAGGATGGGTAATGAATTTAGCCGCCGTTTTTTCCGCATCACGCCAATAACCTTGCGCCACCTGCACGCCAGCACAATACATTTGACCAGCAACCCAAACGGGACAATCTTCTAAAGCTTCATTCAAAACGTAATATTTGGCATTAGCCATTGGTGTCCCATAGGGAATACTCTTCCAATTCGGGTCAACCTCTGTAATTAAATAACCAATATTCCAAATGGTAGTTTCTGTAGGGCCGCCAATACTCAAGATTTGTACTTCTGGTACTAAAGCTTGGATGCTGTCAGGGAGAGACACCGGCAACCAGTCACCACCCATAATTAACAAACGCAAGCTTGCCGGAATAACTACAGATTGACTCTCGGCATATTCCACCAACATTTGCATCATGGCGGGGACGGAATTCCACAGCGTCACTTTCTCCCGCACCATCAACTCAGCCCAATGCGCCGGATCTTTCACACCGCAAGCATCAGGGATCACAATTGCGCCACCTGCACACAATAAACCAAAAATGTCATATACAGACAAGTCATGGTTTAACGCTGTCAGAGCTAAAATTCTATCTTGACAACCAATATTGAAGCGTTGGTTAGTGTGAACAACGACGTTAACAACATTGCGATGGCTAATCATTACCCCTTTGGGTAAGCCTGTAGAACCAGAGGTGTAAATAACGTAGGCTAAATCATCAGGTGTTTGTACTGGTTGTAGCGGTTCCTTACTTTCTTTGGCGAGTTCTTGTGTATCTATGCACAGACGTTGAATTCCTGAAGGCCAATCTAGTTTCTCATCCAACCAAGATTGAGTCAGCACAATTTTGACTTCACTGTTTGCTAACAGATAATCTCGGCGTTGTTGTGGCAAGTTGGGATCTATCGGCACATACGCCGCACCAGAGGCTAAAATCCCCATAACAGCCACAATTTGCTCCCATCCCTTGTCCATAACTACGCCTATCAATTGGTTGGGAGTAGCCCCCAGTCGCCGCAGTTGATGACCTAGTTGGTTAGAGAGTGTGTATAACTCTTGGTAAGTTAAGGTGCGCTGGGAGGAAATGACGGCTGGTGCTGTTTTGCACTGCTGTGCTTGCTGGGCAAACATTGTATGCAGCATTGCGTCGGGAGTGGGTGCGGTTGTGGCGTTGATGCGATCGCGTTGTGCTAATTGTGGAGGCGGAATTAGTTGTCTATTAGTTTCTAACCAAGCTGATTCAGAATTAGCTAGTTGTTTGAGTAAACCAAAATAAGCCTCAAACATATCGCTAATTAAGCCTGTCGGGAATAGTTCTTCCACCACATCCCAGTTACAAGTCAAAGTTTCCTTTTCTTCCCAAACTTGAATATCCATCCAAGCTTGCGAAGCTTGACTGATACCGTAAACCAACTCACCAAAATGGCTAAAAGTTAAGGTTTCTTGTCCTAGGGAACTAAAGCCGAGGGTGCTAGTAAAGACAATTGGCATAGCACTGGGTGCTGTACCTTGTCGGCGGGCTAGTTCTCGCGTGACGCGCACACCACTGATATAGCGATGTTCTAAATCTTGCAATAGTTGTTGTTGCAGACGGCGCGATCGCTCTCTAAATGCTTCAGGCTGAGAATTATCTACAGCTAATAAGGTGACAGAGGTAAAGTCCCCTAAAATATCGTTGACTTGGGGATGCAGGGGTAAGCGATTAAATAAGGCTAAATTTAAGGTAAATCGCGGGCTTTTACTCCAAAGAGTCAATATTTCCGCAAAAGCAGCTAGTAAAACTCCAGAAGGAGTTAACCCAGCATTTGCCGCACGTTGCTTTAACTGCTGCCATTCTGTCGGTTCTAATCGCCCTTCATAACGCTTGTTTTGGTGGTGTTTGATTTCCTTGGGACTTTTAGCCAGTGGTAAATCTGGGGCTGGCGGTAACTCATCGAGACGATTAAACCAATAGGCTTGCGATCGCTTATATAATTCTGTCTCTTGCAGTTTTTGTTCTGCTAAAACATAATCGCGGAAGGAAATTTCTAAGGGTGGTAATGGCTCCTCTGGATGCTGGTAAAGTTGAAACCATTCATCAAATAGGCGAAACAGACTCCAAGCGTCAAATATTTGCAAGTCAAAACTAACGTGTAACCGAAAACTTTCTTGAGCTAAACGTGTGACTCTAAACTCAAATAAAGGCCAGCGATCGCTCGGAATCACTTGATGAGACATTCGCTGACGCACTGCATCTAGTTCTGCATTAGCAATGTCTTCTGTTTTGCCTCTCAAATCTAAAACTTCTAGCGTATAAAAGGGTACTTGCTTCAAAACCTGCTGCTTTCCGGTTGGCAAGACTATCGCCCTTAGCATATCGTGGCGTTCTATGACTTTTTGCAGCGCAAGATTCAGCTTTTCTATGTGTAGATATTTACATTCAATCTCGTAATAACCATGATTGGCTACATTTCCCAACTCTAGTACGCCACTGCGTCCTACCCAAAAGGCATACTGCATATCAGTCAGAGGAAAAGGCTCATAACGCAACTCTGGTGCTGGGACAATTTTGGGTAGAGAGGTGGTACTTGTACCATTTTGTTGGAGTAATTTTAGTAGTTCCGCTTTATGTTTCGCTAATGAATCGCGTAATTCTGGGGTAATGACTCCCTTTGGTGCATCAATATCTAGAGAGTTGCCATTAGCAGATAGTTTTACGCCTCGATGGGATAGGTCGGTTAAAAGTGTATGTAAATTCATAGGGATTTATGTTTTAATTTTTTCACGCAGTAGACGCTTTGCGGCTACTCTACGAGAACGCTAAGAGCGAACCCGCAGGGTGGCGCAGAGGCGCGGAGAAAGGAGATTTGGAGAGTTAAATGTTAAAGAGTTAATTTTTCTCTGTCTTCTGTATCAGTATCAATTAGTGACGTAGATGTTAAAACTTTGGTTAAAGCTAACTGATTGAGCAACAGTTCAATTAAATGATTGAGGTTATTTTCACCAAAGAATTTCTCTATAGGAACTTGCACTTTCAAGTCATTTTCGATTTGAGTTTTGAATAAGAAACCCATCAAAGAACCGAGCAATAAAGTTAAAGGTTGTTGTTGTTCAATTTGTGAAACAGGTAGTTGTAATGAATGACTCAACCATTCCAACAAATAAGTTTCCAGCATTTGCCGTTGTTGTTGTAGAGAAGCAGCTAACAGTTTTTCTCTAGAAATGCTGCTTTCTTGTTTTTCTGTGAGATGAATTTTTTCTGGTTCTTGAGTCAGGCTGAGAGGAGGCGTAGGAACACAACCAAGTGCCACATCACCCCAGCGCATGA contains:
- a CDS encoding non-ribosomal peptide synthetase, whose amino-acid sequence is MNLHTLLTDLSHRGVKLSANGNSLDIDAPKGVITPELRDSLAKHKAELLKLLQQNGTSTTSLPKIVPAPELRYEPFPLTDMQYAFWVGRSGVLELGNVANHGYYEIECKYLHIEKLNLALQKVIERHDMLRAIVLPTGKQQVLKQVPFYTLEVLDLRGKTEDIANAELDAVRQRMSHQVIPSDRWPLFEFRVTRLAQESFRLHVSFDLQIFDAWSLFRLFDEWFQLYQHPEEPLPPLEISFRDYVLAEQKLQETELYKRSQAYWFNRLDELPPAPDLPLAKSPKEIKHHQNKRYEGRLEPTEWQQLKQRAANAGLTPSGVLLAAFAEILTLWSKSPRFTLNLALFNRLPLHPQVNDILGDFTSVTLLAVDNSQPEAFRERSRRLQQQLLQDLEHRYISGVRVTRELARRQGTAPSAMPIVFTSTLGFSSLGQETLTFSHFGELVYGISQASQAWMDIQVWEEKETLTCNWDVVEELFPTGLISDMFEAYFGLLKQLANSESAWLETNRQLIPPPQLAQRDRINATTAPTPDAMLHTMFAQQAQQCKTAPAVISSQRTLTYQELYTLSNQLGHQLRRLGATPNQLIGVVMDKGWEQIVAVMGILASGAAYVPIDPNLPQQRRDYLLANSEVKIVLTQSWLDEKLDWPSGIQRLCIDTQELAKESKEPLQPVQTPDDLAYVIYTSGSTGLPKGVMISHRNVVNVVVHTNQRFNIGCQDRILALTALNHDLSVYDIFGLLCAGGAIVIPDACGVKDPAHWAELMVREKVTLWNSVPAMMQMLVEYAESQSVVIPASLRLLIMGGDWLPVSLPDSIQALVPEVQILSIGGPTETTIWNIGYLITEVDPNWKSIPYGTPMANAKYYVLNEALEDCPVWVAGQMYCAGVQVAQGYWRDAEKTAAKFITHPRTQERIYCTGDLGRYLPDGNIEFLGRADFQVKIRGYRIELGEIEAAIKQHPGVKDAIAITVPSVEQSHQQIIACIVPQQQAETLFELEMADSNETQQLWQNLVAKGAKIAQKNLDAVKPEVFAAFWQQHLDPLYTYAVSIAFHQFGVYTQLHEAYSLDELMQRGQVKPRYRKWLSRALSFLVDLEWLQVDGDKFVNTRLLPHSFPTELLAKILSEAAPILDYNQNTVELLVNSAKNLAAILTENIHSAQIIATDEIPALYRKEFQAGSLVIREILHHLAQSWQSTTNLRILEIGAGTGAVTREVLPVLPPEKTTYVYTDISQYFLQLGQQDFGHYPFLETALFNLEQSPQEQGYELHSFDVIIAGGVIHATRNIQESLENMRSLLAPNGLLLFVEPTKLHPFWELFMGLQQGFDRFEDTALRSHPLLSPKQWQEVLLAQGFTDCTVFNQPGSIADFLAVYTFMARGSASVQKFKKQEFKSFLQQKLPDYMIPSEFILLDALPLTANGKVNRQALPQLQNLRPQFKTNYVTPQTETEQIIAGIWQEVLRVEKVGINDNFFELGGDSLQATQVIARMREKFQVNLPVQNLLQAPTLSSLAKSIDEIQQTTQKLQAPINEALDNRVEVEL